CGGTCGTGCCGCGCCTGTCATGGGCGGATGCGGGCAGTCCCGCCATCCTCGGCGCAGCGCGCGAAGAAGATGGCGGTTACGCGCTGTTCGGCATCGCGGCGGATGGCAGCGATTGCTTTCGCATCCCCCTGCCCGCCCGTGGCCATGCCGCCGCCGCCCATCCAAGCGCGCCCGAGGCCGTGGCCTTCGCCCGCAGCCCTGGCCGCTTTGCCGTGGTGCTGAACTGCGTTACCGGCGAGGTGCTGGCGCGGCTGGTCGCGCCCGAGGGGCGGCATTTCTATGGCCATGGCACATTCATCGCGGATGGTGATATCCTCTGCACTTCGGAAAATGATTTCGGAACCGGACAGGGCCGCATCGGGCTCTGGTCCCGGAGCGAGGATTGGCGGCGCGTGGGAGAGATCCCCACCCATGGCGTCGGCCCGCATGAGATAAAGCATTTGCCCGGTGACATCCTGGTCGCGGCGAATGGCGGCTATCGCAATCATCCCGACCGGCCCGGCGTCAAGCTGGACGTGTCAGAGATGCGACCCAACCTCGCCTATGTCAGCCCCGATGGCGAGTTGCTGGAAAAGGTCGAGCTGGACGAGGAATTGCGCCTCAACTCCATCCGCCATATCGCCCTTGGCC
This region of Paracoccus saliphilus genomic DNA includes:
- a CDS encoding DUF1513 domain-containing protein; translated protein: MIGRRNFIAALLAGSVVPRLSWADAGSPAILGAAREEDGGYALFGIAADGSDCFRIPLPARGHAAAAHPSAPEAVAFARSPGRFAVVLNCVTGEVLARLVAPEGRHFYGHGTFIADGDILCTSENDFGTGQGRIGLWSRSEDWRRVGEIPTHGVGPHEIKHLPGDILVAANGGYRNHPDRPGVKLDVSEMRPNLAYVSPDGELLEKVELDEELRLNSIRHIALGRDGLVAFGMQWQGDPALGMPLMGLHRRGEAAVLDRMPVYEAVAMRGYVGSIAFDAERSRVAISSPRGGRVQVFDETGRHLRAIEREDVCGIAPAPRGFFLSDGLGGLMRAGEALHPLAKHRGRAWDHHLVPVMT